A region of the Nymphalis io chromosome 6, ilAglIoxx1.1, whole genome shotgun sequence genome:
tTTCGCCAACACCAACATGCTACCCTGCTGCCTGCACCtgcactattaaaatataagcatcAAAGTGTTTGTGGTAATAATCGAAACGGAACGCTTTTAGTATCAAAATCCTTAAAAATCTTAATCTCGATGTAAATACACagtgataaaaattatatcgagAGTGAACCTAATTAGTATTGATCTTCATGACATTAAGATAAAACCTCATATAGCTAATGTATTTACTCACTTTGGCTTCCCATCTTCTCCTTCATATTCAACCACGAAAATTCCTTGCTTATCGAAACCTACTTGTTTTGTAAACGATATTTTCACGAAATATTGAGTCCGAGCCAAACTATACTGTTTAAGTGGTTctcgtaaatatataaacaatttgccTCTCCTATTATCGAATTCGTAAGGCCGATATtggttaattaaattgatattctTATCTAAAACTTCTATAGAATCACCTTTTATTTCCAAATCTCTAGCGTCCAATTCTATAATATTCACATTTGGGGCATTCGCTATTATTGTAATCACTATATCACAATCGTAATAAGAATTCccatctttatatatatgagGGACAAGTGTCAATTCGTATTGCACTGGATACACTGTGTAGTTAAGGCACTCTTCCTCTAAAACATACGCTGAAGTCgatgcaattaaaattaaaaagtaaacaaacattttaatttcttaaaccgGCcagttacatttataatttagaatgttttatttaaaaattgtctaAAATACAAATAGATTTATACActcatttttctttatttattccataattattagtttcgtttttaaatgttttcaattaGAACGCGttcgaaaatttaaattatattaccgcCAAAATGTAGGACGGTAGATACGTCCAACTCCGACGCGAACTTGAATGAGTTTTGCGTGCGAACGCGACGTAGTCTTGGCGCCGGTAGCTAGCACCATTTACGTTTGAGCCCTAACCTATCTAGCACGTGCTCATTACAATAAGGAAAGTAATATGTTTAAGCCTAATGTCACAGGTCATGGTGAACTGGACGTCAGGGTTCTATTCCATTGGATACGATTTATGTTtacactttaatatttattacaaatacggTGAATCATAGTAtttgtagaaaaataatattatactttctcttaaatattaaaattatttattgtttcatattcataaaaaaaaacgttttcatGGTtatctgaaatttaaaaaaaaatagataaaattctTATTACAATTAAACGAACAAGTTAGTTTCAATAAACTAatcttgaaaattataatttatacattactttaaaagttattctttataacgattaaaattctagttaattattattacaaacattaaagggaaataaataagtaaatgaaatacaGGTACCTGAATTACTaccatatatttacaaattacattttagTGGATTGGGATCTCTTcacattttaaagttaaaataatattaattcttacataaaattataaaaagatctaaaaaaaactactatcaaaaattatttaataagtaaagtaatgttaaatttcataaagttaatttaaaatttaatttttgaatttattagagaatagaattaaaataaaagataataaacacGAATTATATCGCGGTCTTAAAATACATTGGCTAGCGTAATAACACTTAGAACCAGTAGCAGGATCGACGCTGATAACTTCCTGGCGTCACTTCTCAAACTGCTCCATATATAGCTCTTATGATTGTCAGCCCATGCTGTTACCTTTTTAGCTTCGTTCAACGCCCCTTTTGCGGCATTCACCACATTATCACCACATTCTGAACAAGACGACAGCCAGGTATCGTACTGTTAAACAAAAGTTTATAatcgaattaaatttaagatgGAAATTAATGATGACTGAAATTTCGGCCACGTCGGCCATCTTGAAGAGTAACAAGTCAACTTCGAGGGACCTTTCGATCCTTCCAGCACAAGCGTGTGCGGAAACACCAGTTCACATTCTATTAACCTGCTCtcctaatccgatgggatggatacattctttatattaacataaaataaatgaatttgtatAATTGCATGGCTACGTTTCAAACGTCTTTATAATGAATTTGTGAAAACTGTCAACGCTTGCGCTATGAGTGatgcattaaagtcacccatgtaggaattatttttaattcttacgAAGTGATAAGAATCACCCACAGATATTCTATGGGCACAGATATCTGCTTACCAGATGGCCCATTTAACGTCTTCCACTctgctataaataaatacggaATTAGGCATACCCGCAATAAATGAACAAAGCTAAGTATCGAATACTTCACCTGAcagaatattaatttcaatgcagtagtaatgtttttttatcagtataatgttatactaataaaaataacttgtcATATACCTAAATCAAACGAGGATGGCACCGCAATGTGCCATGTGTGGAAGCATCAATATAAGATTAcggtgtatttaaaaaaaaaacatttgacacgtagtaatttttttgttcttGCATTCAGCAGAAAATCAAAATCGCCTCACCATCTTTACAGTACCTAGCAGATATATAAAAGAGAAATCGAGAGAAATGAAAAACACACAACGGTGTCATAACAAACACGTACAGCTTAAACAAATTGTTTCAATTAACAGGACTTATTATAATACCAACAACAGTGGTCATCgactatatttataacacatacCGCGTATTaagttaataacaattaatattattacaactcGTTACAAAAttaccttgtttttttttttcaattgaccTTGCTAAACCAATGTCACCTCGGCTTGGCAATTGTTCAAAACTTGCATTCTGTAATGTGCTTACTATATTGTTCTgtcattttgataatatttcataagGCAACAGGAAATTTTAGTGGATATTGCATTTTAAGCACAGGTAATAGTGATCATTTAATTCATACGTATAAAGATTAAGGTTGTGTAAATAAACGATTTAATCGAAACAGTGTCGTAAAtaacgtaatacatataacattcttaattttaagttgtatagttttaaatattagagAACTACCATAagttttttttccttattttctTTCGTTATAGTATGAAGCCCCCTTAGCTGTTTAGCAATAGAACTGTTTTGTCTGGAAAGGctgtattttattgaattacgaTAACCTTAATCGCTTAAAGCACGATAACGCTCCGTGCTGATTTCGTAATCACAAATAAgttgttaaaaaaactattaacaaaTCGTgcgtttattttgtaacattaatataatgtcGATCCAATATCATTTCAAACGAAAAACAAATTGACTCCGCGAATAAAACTTTGCTGGCAAAATTTCAACCTACACACTCATTTTTTTATGTGCAATGATTCAACTGTTTCGCTAATTATATATAGGTCGCTAGGTAAAAACGCTTACCGCATCTATTTCTGTGAGATATGACGgtgatttacaaaaatatatgctttatttttatgtggATTCAATACACAAGGTGAAATAATGTCCTTGAAACGTTTCTTAAAAGTTAAATCGTTGTCCTTTTAAAttggtttggagattattccaccacgctactccaatgtgaGTCGGTGGttagacatgtggcagaattacatcACGTTAGCGTTACGTCGTTATGTGTAAGTGTGTAGGCtacaatcttttaaaattaataatctgtaCTATATATAGTGCAATCTCAGatcttatttaaagaaatcagTACCGTACTGCaccaaaatacactttatttaattaaaaacttacatgtcctttaaaaacaattgttttaaagtaaaactaaCAACAAAAGTTTCTATTGTACTGTGGAgttttgaattgatttgattatttCATATTAGAAAGCGATAATTTTGAAACTAATCTAAGATATAGTAAGATATACTAGTCAAATTGTtccacaaaatattataatggttacagcgccatctattgacatTGCTATGAACTATTATCCTAACTTCACACCAACGTAATATACAAAACTATGTACGCACTGCAATGGGAATTGAAACTGACGGCCTTCTTATAAACTTTCTTTatcgggtgattagttaaacaatgctgtgttttcttcattcgaatgtcaaatcaacaatgacagaaagagacgaaatcaatgtttaactaaacagccgctaagtagCGCTTATAACTAAGGctattagtttttaattgttatatgagAATTATTTACTTGCTTGAAATAAAACGCATTACGTCTAAACTACCAATGTCTAAGTTTCATTACAATTAACAGCGTTTTCTGCTTGATGcacaagaaaataatatttctactaatattaatattacaaatgtgaaTCGAGCAAAAAAGCTCACcggatttgaataaaattagcTACAAAGATAGCTTGACCAACTGGCACACCCCGCCCCTCAACGCGCACAAAGCCGAGGGTTGAAGatagtcaaaatatataatcttaggTACGCAGAGCACAATATTAACCTTTTCAATAGTAATACCTTGGTGAGCTATTATAGAATGATCAAATATGTAGATAAAAGATAAGAATTCAACACATCATCAATTCTATTTAAACGTACGTTAATTAAATGACATCATAAATAGCCATacgtttgcaaaaaaaaaaaaacaatgaagtcAGTCATACAATTATATTCCTAGTTAATTGATCaaattttgacaaatatataaataacgaaaaatattcctaagtaaaaatactttgtataactttttaattattaatatgtattcttgttgattttataatgttattctacgttttaaaaaaaatgaaatatcaatagaggttcaaattcaaataaaattgaattattaagtattaatatatatattttttaaattaaattatttgtggcaaaattataaaacaccTTAACTTAGAAATGAAATAAGGTAAACTTTAAATATGCAGGAAGGAATCTGCActaatttattgatttgttaGATTAAGTTTTACAATATACGTATCTAGTTTCCTATTATGTATTTGTTCCGTTAAGAATTAATATGGACCCTGAATtgcatataaatgattattgcaAAAACCTTTATAAAAAAGAGAGCACCTCCTATTGCTTTTACTGTTGTCAAGCTGGCTCATTTATGCTTAAAGGAATCGGAATGCGATTCAAAGGAGAAACGCTGCTGGCATCCTTGCCactattccacgcggtcacgatttctataaaagttattttgaatttttatttttatatgccataatgtaagtaattattatttataaggtaAGGTTGCTAAAAATATATCCATcatatcaatttatttcattacaaataaaaatgaagtttttAGTGCCCCATATTTATTGGTGTGGTAGCACCTGCAAAATATACCCAACATATACCTGCAACATATACCCTAACACATATAATACTACTCTTTTaaaaaataggtatatataattcCAAACTTACCCTACATTAACCTTCTCTAATTACTCGCCATTTCGACCTAAATGACTGTCCGTCAAACAACTCAAGTCTGAGCATACATTCATTAACGTACTTGTTTGGAAAACCGTTTCAATGAGTTCGCTAATAATAGGAAAGATTCGtcagcttttttttaatactgaagTAATTGTTCTAAACACCAATTTCTGCTTATTACTGTTTATAGTTTTATCAGTATAACTAACTTTTGTCCTTAGAACTTGTGTAACTGACGTAAAAGTATTTCAATATGGGTAATACTAACTTGATTGTGGTTGTGACCATCCAACGGAAGGGCCCGGCGATAAGACCGACTGGTATGCCGTGACGGGAGACGACATGACACTTTTTTATGACGTCATGCCACCTCTCCGCCGCcactcttttattttttgtgtgtgaatattaaaaacttaacaatagacataattttttaaaataataatattaaaaaatgcattataAAAACACGACACGCTTTTTCGTGAATTATCAATCGTTCCTCATATAAAATTTAGCTTATCAGACTTTTAAGAGGGCGATTATACAATCGTTGTACATCTACATGAATAGAAACTAGAGATGTGAGATTTTAACACTTAATTCGTACTCATACCGCTGTTATACGTAAACGTcagactgctgggctaagacctctctttttgagggaggagaaggtttggagcttattccaccgcgctgatccaatgcgattggtggatacacatctAGCAGATTTCCATTCAAAATTCGACTCCCTATGATTTCCTTTACCACTGAGCTaatgatgaattattataaaagtaaaaaagtacatTAATATCCAATGGTCCGCGTTTTGGTGTCAACCTATATCTTTAAATTCAGCTGTTCTTATGGctcataataaacataataataaaaaaaatatatcaaacttactttattaaaatcttcTTGAGTATGCAGAGAATTGGCAACAGTAGACAGAACTGAGCCCAGCGATGGGTAACTTTAAAAAAGAgcataaaaaagaattataacCATTGagtgaaaagaaaataaaagtcaaTATTATTGAAGAAATGaatcatttatatgtaaaaaaaaataaaaatgtttaatttttagaaGTCTTCATAATTGATTTAGCTTTGCAAAATAACAACTATCTTCTGCCATTATAGATTGTTGTACATAAGGAAAGAATAAGGAAAGACCTAATATTTAAGTTACACTCACATTGATCGCCACAAAGATACATTTGCTTGTATTGCTTCCAAAACGACATGGACGTTACTGTAGTTAGAGAGAACACTTGCCAGAGGAACTGTAAGGCTTTGAGTCCTTATTGGGCTGTTTTCAACAAGCATTGAAACCAAGTaactgaaaatgaaaataattttatcaacaaattattattggtatggcaataattttataataagaattaacattaactacaaaataatatatatctatttagtAATTTTGCCCGCCCGAACAGGGATATATTATATAGcccagatggcctagtggttagaacgcgtgaatcttaacagatgatcgtgggttcaaacccgagcaaggaccactaagttttcatgtgcttaatttgtgtttataattcatctcgtgctcgacggtgaaggaaaacatcgtgaggaaacctgcatgtgtttaatttcattgtagcagcgtggtggtataagctccaaactttctcctcaaaaggaagaggaggccttagcccggcagtgggacattaacaggctgttactattactgtttttatttagtaattgtgACGAGAAATAGAGTAAAAAAGAAACGTATTAAAGAAAAGTTTAACTTCTTttactatatacaaaatatcataCTGATATGCTGTTATCTGAATTGTATCTGGTGTTAGgacttagtgcaagctcgtctggataggtaccacccactcatctgatattctaccgcaaaacagcagtacttggtatcgttgtgttccggtttgaagggtgtgtgcaCCAGTGTGAtacaggcccaagggacataacatcttagttcctaaggatggtggcgcattggcgatgtaagcaatggttaatatttcttagtgccaatgtccatgggcgttgatgaccacttatcatcaggtagcccatatgctcgtctgcctacctataatattaaaaaaaatatttaaaaaatcttcattATTTATGGAggctattttacaattataagtttttattatgttttttgtttatcataCAAAACCAAGAATACTAATGTTTACCTGTTCAGTTTAGCTTTGTCTGAAGTGCAACCCAAAACTTCGCTAATGGTCGAAATCTCATTAGCAACATTGGATGTAGTCATTCTGTTCCACAAGAAGTCGTAATCTTCACCGTTACCCAAACGGAGGCCTGTACAGTATGCTACTGGTCTTAGACTAGGATCAATCCTGTAACAGGAAATAAAATGGCAACCGTTGCAATGTGTGTATTTTTTAGAACACttctatttgaattttaaattactttattttaaaataaaattttcatattattatttagtatgaaCATTTTATGTGAGCTCGACTACcacaataaaaaattgtatagtcGTCAGCAAACCTAAGAtttagattgtgatgctgcctggaAATTATAAGCACGTCAAAAATAacgtaattaaatcaaatcaacaaaGGCAAACAGTGCACGTCTGGAGACATATGATTACTTGAGTGCGCACCTAAAGTCAGCAAAAATTTACTTATCACCCAACCGACCGTTACACGCTCCTCACAGAGCACAATCTCAGTTCTTtgcattttctttatataaattatataaaaacctataacatattcatatatctttatacatatgtaagaATATGGTATAGTTTTATTACctgtaatatgataattaataaaaagcggtgcctatgttttattttatatagacctttcgttttaattctaaaaattatatttggtattattcaaaaattaacaaaattcttAAACTTACCATTTACCATTCGTTTTGAAATCTTGGAATATAGCTCGTGCATTGTCAATGCATCCTTGATGTCCTAATTTGCAAGCGAATTCCATCACCTGCATTCTGTTCCTAAGAGTAACGAAATCATCCGTACTCCGCACTTTGTAGCCCAAgtgtttaattacattttccATTAGGTGTAAAGCAAACCCCTAAAATTTGATCAAAATTTTGGAAATTGATAATGTGACACaaaccatttaaaaatttgatgaAATCATAAATGAATTTCTTTGTTTCGAACGTTTATTTTGTACtcttgtttcaatttttttgacAGCGCTAAAGTTCATCTATAGCTGTTACCGACAAATAAAAAAGCGCCTGACAAAACAGAGGAGCAAAAGGCAGAATActtttttgtctttgtctatttatttattgatgctTATTGAATACTTTAAATTCTATAATATCGATTTTTAAACGTGGAAACCGATAATCAATCTTTGTAACGTTATCAAATGttcatataatattgatttgaggaattgaataaaattatactaacatCAATAAGAGCCAAGGTGTCGGAACCGAAATAATAATTCCTCAGTACGTTAAAACCGCGGATTGCTGCGTTCCACACCGCAAATTCCGTTTCATTTTTCAAGAAATAAAGCACATCATTGAGAAGTTCAAATTGTACTTCATCAGCAAACAGGAACGTAAAAAGATCGTTAACAATCTGCAATGAaggaatttatatttcaaatatcgtACTTGTATAATCCATGTTCACTTGGGCTTTGTGTAATGTTATATCCGATGTTTTACCCCCAAACAACAAAacttagtaatgttgtgttccggtctgaagagtgagtgaaccaCTGTAACTtaaggcataagggacataatatctagTACTCAAGGTGgtgttcaatattttaataaaaatactgacATTCACGAGTTAATAGCTTACCTTAGCAcggttaatataatgaatttgtTCCCGTTTATTTCCTTTCAAATGTTCCGAAATATGGGACCATGTTTGTCTGTCATAGTTGACTCTGTAGAAACCTTGAGAAACAATTAAGTAAACATTAATCTTAACGGCCTTAGCTTTGACTAATTTTATAccgatttttttctttctgttatcagtaaaatgaaaaatgaaagaagaagacgaagTATATTACGAATGCATAAGTAATGGGTatgaaaacgaaatattttttctgtatttattaattttattagattcaACCCACAATCATCGAGACATTCGCCAAATTGACACAATACCTGGAATGCACATGCAATAAAAAAGCATACTTACTTACTACttggtactatatatatatatactattcgtGTGTGTACATTTTGCTTGTGAAAGTACTAACTAAAGAAGCATGCTCATTAGGAACATACTTTCATGTTTATAtaatcatagttcccaaggttgatagcACAttggcaataaaaaaaattattaatatttcttacaacaccaatgtctatgggcggttatGACCACTTGCAATAAGATGGCTCATTTGCCAGTTcatctacttattttataaaaatcaaaaccaTACTTAAAAATTTAAGCAAGATCACCCAGTTCTTGTTGCAGTATtgcctaaaattttaaatacaaaattaaatacttttactaTAATCTGTATTGTTACCAGTTTCTTGAATATTGAAGATTGGATAACTGTGATTCGCTTTTATTTCTTGAATTGTTAATACATATGTTTTGTTATCCATGATAAATGCTGGTTTCGTATTTTCGAAATTGAAGTCTTTGTCAAGTGTATAAGTGATcggtattttgtaaattttatcagAAGAATGCGACGAGTTCATGTAGAAACGTTTCTgaagcaaaaaaaatgtttaaagaaattttataaattaaaaatattgtgtacataataatttttcttttataaattatattattatgatatttattataatacatacgtTTTTACCTACAccatacatatttattcaatactctttatcattaatttcatatttttctttatattgttaaaaatagacTTATTTGATACAGAAGTAACACatctaaaatgatatttatctccacaaaataaaaaaaaacaattatactaaataagtgtgaaagtttttttataaaacataaagatACCCGCAGAATGAACACAATAAAATGCcaaattgaatgtatttttccttataacatcaattaaaaataatatcttacaaTAATTTTACCTGGGTTAAGATAATTGATGAATTAGCATGATCTACTTCAACATTTAAAATCGGGTAACCGGGTTGTGTGATCCATGAACTCATTATGCTTGTAAAATTAAATCCGGAGTAGTTGGAGCATGAGTTGAAATTATTGATACCCTCAGTAAGAGAAGAGTACAGCTTATCTGGGTAACCGGATCCAAATTTGCTGAAAGTAACATTAATTGCATAACATATGATGATCATAATATCAACctaaccgatttttttttatatagaataggaaggtggacgagcatataggccacctgatggtaagtggtcaccaaacgcccttagatattggcattgtaagaaatgtcaaccatcgcttatagtcaatgcgccaccaaccttgggaactaagattttatgtcccttgtgcctgtaattacactgtaccATACCGTTACAGTGATCACTGCTATCTTACGGCCTAACTCAAATgctttaaattatcatttattggCAGGAGGCAGACAATTTTGCCACCTGATAGAATTACCTCTGCTCTTACAGTGACATTTTAAACTGTAAgccatttcatatataattatgccCTTTATGCCTGTTATATCACTAGGTAAACCATAATTTAAACTAAACACCTAAGTATGTaagtttgatattaaaatataagatatttgttAGTACCGACTGAGTTGGATATAAACAAAGCTAACAAACAAAcagttgaataaaaaatatatacttataactcACTTTGCTGATAAATATGCATTCAGACCAAACTTAAACGCATCGTCTCCTATTAAATGATGCATCATTCTAATAACTGAACCTGCCTTTTGATAGGTGATTTTACTAAAATGGCCCTCAATTTCCGCTGGCGTATTAACATTGTTTTTAGAGATTGCTGGAGAATCGGGTGTGCTGTCAGCGTCATAAGCTGAATGCACTGAACCAATAACCAGCATATCTCCTGACCCAACGCTTGGTTCTATCTGTAATATAAAAGCTTATCAAAAAGCGGCTAGAATATGTATACAGATGATTGCAAATTCAGATCCGAGGAGCTTATAATTCAACTGTTGCGGttaaaaaacatcgtgagtaaaagTGTcagttgaaattctgccaccatTTCCATAAAAGGTGAGAAAACCTTTGCCCAGCATTAGACCATTTACAGTCCTtacttttgacatttaaaagaaattttgccaataaacttaaaaaacacGATATagatttactataaataatatatgtaattaccaAAGAGGTTATATAGTCTTGGAAATAATTCGCGAAACCTTCGTTCAGCCAGGTATCACTCCACCAGTGACAGGTTACTAAATTGCCAAACCACATATGTGCAGTTTCATGAGCAATTATCTGAGccactttatatttaaaatatggtgTTGATTCTTCAGGTAAATATAATAGCACAGCTTCCCTGAAAATTTCATTACAGTTCAAGAAACAACCTTCATTTATATCTTACGATTTTTCATACAacgttatgataaatataacattttcttgaataaaattaaaaaataaataaagttatttaaaaataccttcataacaatagctttattttttcttattcaaaacattcaaattataaatgataaagcaACTCTGTCTGCTTGTTATCACAACATGATTAAACTACTGAAGCGGAATCGGAATGAaagtttatttatgaattataaggAATATTAAATTTGACGCAGATTTTCAGGGAATAACTTGTCTGTCCATAATTGTGTTGAGTCTGATAATTGTCATAAGATGTTTAAAGATAAGCCATCTGTCAGCTTAGTGGTGGAGACGACCTAGTAGTTAAATAGCAATTATTGAAcaggaaaattaaatattatgaaaaggaaaaatatttgcATCAAAACATTACGAAATCAGATGTCAAGTAAATTCTAATTACCACCCCTATCTTAGGCACTGTGCCGAAA
Encoded here:
- the LOC126768888 gene encoding membrane alanyl aminopeptidase-like isoform X1; this encodes MLRQLFLLAFICAGITSVYSNINYRLNITLVPSAYTISITPYFDTGDSRAFTFDGEVTITFVAGSKTDTIKFQSEDLDFDASNITVTSGGNAISLHTDIPLEFEDDYTFAYVNLKKQMIPGVEYTIKIKYQGPIRDDLNGFYKSYYIENGVKKWLGTTQMQSTHARKVFPCFDEPELKAVFTLIIDRPQHYKPTLTNTKLQSSVALSNGFIRETFYPTPKMSTYLVAFLISEFEAGVTVTLGSNELGVYSRPEAKNQSEYAFDFGQRVVQALGDYFGIDYYSMSSDLKIDHIALPDFSAGAMENWGLIKYREAVLLYLPEESTPYFKYKVAQIIAHETAHMWFGNLVTCHWWSDTWLNEGFANYFQDYITSLIEPSVGSGDMLVIGSVHSAYDADSTPDSPAISKNNVNTPAEIEGHFSKITYQKAGSVIRMMHHLIGDDAFKFGLNAYLSANKFGSGYPDKLYSSLTEGINNFNSCSNYSGFNFTSIMSSWITQPGYPILNVEVDHANSSIILTQKRFYMNSSHSSDKIYKIPITYTLDKDFNFENTKPAFIMDNKTYVLTIQEIKANHSYPIFNIQETGFYRVNYDRQTWSHISEHLKGNKREQIHYINRAKIVNDLFTFLFADEVQFELLNDVLYFLKNETEFAVWNAAIRGFNVLRNYYFGSDTLALIDGFALHLMENVIKHLGYKVRSTDDFVTLRNRMQVMEFACKLGHQGCIDNARAIFQDFKTNGKWIDPSLRPVAYCTGLRLGNGEDYDFLWNRMTTSNVANEISTISEVLGCTSDKAKLNSYLVSMLVENSPIRTQSLTVPLASVLSNYSNVHVVLEAIQANVSLWRSIYPSLGSVLSTVANSLHTQEDFNKYDTWLSSCSECGDNVVNAAKGALNEAKKVTAWADNHKSYIWSSLRSDARKLSASILLLVLSVITLANVF
- the LOC126768888 gene encoding membrane alanyl aminopeptidase-like isoform X2, encoding MLRQLFLLAFICAGITSVYSNINYRLNITLVPSAYTISITPYFDTGDSRAFTFDGEVTITFVAGSKTDTIKFQSEDLDFDASNITVTSGGNAISLHTDIPLEFEDDYTFAYVNLKKQMIPGVEYTIKIKYQGPIRDDLNGFYKSYYIENGVKKWLGTTQMQSTHARKVFPCFDEPELKAVFTLIIDRPQHYKPTLTNTKLQSSVALSNGFIRETFYPTPKMSTYLVAFLISEFEAGVTVTLGSNELGVYSRPEAKNQSEYAFDFGQRVVQALGDYFGIDYYSMSSDLKIDHIALPDFSAGAMENWGLIKYREAVLLYLPEESTPYFKYKVAQIIAHETAHMWFGNLVTCHWWSDTWLNEGFANYFQDYITSLIEPSVGSGDMLVIGSVHSAYDADSTPDSPAISKNNVNTPAEIEGHFSKITYQKAGSVIRMMHHLIGDDAFKFGLNAYLSANKFGSGYPDKLYSSLTEGINNFNSCSNYSGFNFTSIMSSWITQPGYPILNVEVDHANSSIILTQKRFYMNSSHSSDKIYKIPITYTLDKDFNFENTKPAFIMDNKTYVLTIQEIKANHSYPIFNIQETGFYRVNYDRQTWSHISEHLKGNKREQIHYINRAKIVNDLFTFLFADEVQFELLNDVLYFLKNETEFAVWNAAIRGFNVLRNYYFGSDTLALIDGFALHLMENVIKHLGYKVRSTDDFVTLRNRMQVMEFACKLGHQGCIDNARAIFQDFKTNGKWIDPSLRPVAYCTGLRLGNGEDYDFLWNRMTTSNVANEISTISEVLGCTSDKAKLNSYLVSMLVENSPIRTQSLTVPLASVLSNYSNVHVVLEAIQANVSLWRSIYPSLGSVLSTVANSLHTQEDFNKSGGGEVA